From the genome of Leishmania major strain Friedlin complete genome, chromosome 35:
CGGCTTTCGGCCTCGCTCTCTTGTTTGCTTTATTCTTTCCCAGCCGCGATAGCAATTTGGCGGCAGCCTTGGCACCGCACCTCTGCTCGGATGGCTGAGACGCACTGGTGTGCAGCGTGGCTACGGCACACAGATTCCAAACCCACGCACCCGGCTTGAAGAGAATAATTTTTTTCAGTAAGAGCAGCAAGGGCAGTTCTTGCCGGACTGATCCCCAGAGTAGCACCTCCCCTGTTGCGTGACCCGAGTAGAGGTACGAGTTTGGGTTGCTGCTTGTGGGATTGGGGCTCGCTGCCAGGCATGTAACGCGGCGCTTGTCGTACCTCCAGTCTCTCCGTGCAGCGGGGAGCCGCGTACCATCCGGtccctcctgctgctgccgctgctgctctagAAACGCCTCTTTTGCGCTGTGCGGAAGGGTGCCGCATTTTCTTTCCAGCACATCAATGGCGTCCGCGGACACCGAGGCTGGCACCACTCCAATGTAGTCCGGCGAAtccgcgggcgctgccgcagctgcctcctcctcgatggCTGCCTGATCGCTCAATGGATTGCATCGCCTGCGATTGTAGAGAAACGTCTTGAACACGCGACCGAGCTGGTACACCGGTTCATGCACCGACGTGGGATCATCGCGTGCGTCGGCTGTCACGTCGGCCTCGCCGGTGGGATATGGCATAGTGTCGTGATAAGTCCATGTGGCGCAGTTCCATATGCAAAGAGTGCCCTCCTCTTGCCCCACTacaagcagcggcgtcgagagagacagagaaggggCAACGTAGGTGAGGGCCGTGATATGACCGTGGTGTTGGAATgcatgcagcagcgcgagttCCGACGAAGCGGTCGTGACGCGGAACACATACACGTCCCGCAGAGAGGCCGCACAGCAAATGGCAGGCCCATCGTTGACCTTCGTAGATGCCCGCCTAAATCGCGCGCCAGTCGCGCAGTGCTCCATCTTCGATGCGTTTGCCGTGTCCGCAGCGCATGGCGACGTTTCAGGGATGAGCTGCAGGGCTGTgatggcagcgccgccaggcCTGAATATGCTCTGCATGCGATACGTCACTGGGCACCAGACAGCAACCACGCCGTCCTCGGTGCCGGTTAGCACCCAGCGTATATCGTGGTTAACGACAAGGTCAGCGTTAAGGGCATCACAGTCTGCACTGCCGGCTcccggtgctgctgggctcgccgccggcggaggCTTCAGCCACGTCGCgctcgaggcggccgagTTGCACATCGGAAAGCATCGAACAGCATTCACCCACTGTGGGTGGCGCAGTCGCACCCTCAGCTTCTGCGTTTGAATGTTCCACACGCAGACATCCCCACTACTGCACGCCGCATAGAGGCAGCCGCCGGTCGGGTCGACGTCGACGTCGTTGACGGAATCGGTGACACCAGGATACGCACAGCGGAAGGAATCAAAGGCGGGGGCAACGCAGCACATGGTGGGTCCTAGaacgaaaaacaaaggaggaagagacggTGTATTGTATCGGCGCTGTTGCACTCATGTCCACCCAGACTGCTCTTTGGAGGGCGTTCGTACGTGTGTGCCgttgtgcaggtgtgtgtagCCGCGTTTTCACTATGGAGCACAAGAGCggaaagcaaaaaaaaaaagagaaaagacTCACGCCTGGGTCTTTCACGGGCGAGGAAGCGTTCGCCCACCGTCGATGACCACACCGACCAGAGAGCAGTGCGACGGTGACCGCTGGCTCAAAGCAACGTTCTCGTCTACGAATGGAAGAGCCTCCGCAGACCTCTGATGAGCCGCCGCCTGTGAAAGAGATACCTCGGTGTGATTCTCATGCGACCGCCACGAGCCGTGAGGACAGCAAAAGCAGGAGAACGGGGAAAGGTGAGGAGAGGTTCCGTGAAAGCCGGCAACGCGCGTATATAAGGGAGGCTGTGGAACGTCCTGCTTTGAGCGAAGGATATTCAACGCAGCTGCTTGTGTGATCTGCAAGCACAGAAGAACAGTCGTGGCATCGAGCAACGTCACT
Proteins encoded in this window:
- a CDS encoding hypothetical protein (previous protein_id=AAZ14553.1), whose translation is MCCVAPAFDSFRCAYPGVTDSVNDVDVDPTGGCLYAACSSGDVCVWNIQTQKLRVRLRHPQWVNAVRCFPMCNSAASSATWLKPPPAASPAAPGAGSADCDALNADLVVNHDIRWVLTGTEDGVVAVWCPVTYRMQSIFRPGGAAITALQLIPETSPCAADTANASKMEHCATGARFRRASTKVNDGPAICCAASLRDVYVFRVTTASSELALLHAFQHHGHITALTYVAPSLSLSTPLLVVGQEEGTLCIWNCATWTYHDTMPYPTGEADVTADARDDPTSVHEPVYQLGRVFKTFLYNRRRCNPLSDQAAIEEEAAAAAPADSPDYIGVVPASVSADAIDVLERKCGTLPHSAKEAFLEQQRQQQEGPDGTRLPAARRDWRYDKRRVTCLAASPNPTSSNPNSYLYSGHATGEVLLWGSVRQELPLLLLLKKIILFKPGAWVWNLCAVATLHTSASQPSEQRCGAKAAAKLLSRLGKNKANKRARPKAATSLTPTRYARAGAPSPLETTHVSPLELIVWSDGGAVVYVSTRQRHVLRRQGPGFVCAAACAWSGPTITPPPAAEPVTTFDNGRADAATSSTEAAPKRSGGAARGSRHASAFSAHQYLVMAGFDGRLERYDVTEVLELVKSSGKLV